The genomic interval ATAGTTTACAGTATAGGAGGGCGTTTATATGGATTTAAAAAGAATGATTTCTGCCATGGTGATTGTTTTGGTGATTGGTAGCGCAGGAATTGTCAATGCTTCAGCAACTAAAGCATGGGAAATTCCGTTTTTAGGGACGCTGCAAGTGCCAGAGCAGTTAGAAATTATTGATGGAAAGGATGTAATGTTTGCGTTCGTAAAATATGGTGAGGAAATAGAAAAAAATAAAAACAAAAATAAAATTTTGCGTTCTGAATTTAAGGCAAACCCATACGAAGAGATTGAAAAAGCGTTTGATCAGAATTATATTGGTGTTTATCAATTTGCATTTAAGGATAAAGGAAGTTATAATACCGCATTTGGATTTGCAGGGAAAATTCCTGCACAGTATAATGCGAATGGTATAGATTTTTTTGATGTATTGAAACATACCGATCGGAAAAAACAAGAGGAGATACATACACTTATTCTTAAGACGATGAAAGACATATATGAGAAAGAAACAGGATTGAAAGACACCTTTGATATCGAAATTTTGGATTTTTATCCTTTGAAACAGTTTAAAAATGAAGAGGTTCAAGTCATTAGTGGTGGTGCAAATCTGGTAGTTCGGAATTTTAAGCTGGTACGGCCTTTTGCGGTAAAAGTATATTTAATTCAGAAAAATTCTGAAATATATGTATTTGGTGTTTTAAATTCCGGATATGATCGGAAGTTTTGGGATAAGATGACTGAAAAAATGCTGCGTACTGCTGACTGGACTTCATCTGGAATAAAAATAAAAAACCCGCGTAAGGATTTGTAATAGATCCTTAACGCGGGTTTATCATTATTTAATGAGGAACGTTAGTACACAGGAATGTTTTTCTTAAACATTTCTGCGATAATTGCTTCCATTGTATACATGCCAGCCGGTTTGCCAATTAGTGATTTGATCGCGAAAATGGCACCTTGGCCAAAAGCGGCACGGCTGATGCTTTCGTGAGATAATCGTATGATTTGGTTTGGCATCCCGAAAATGATTTCATGACGGCCAACGATTCCGCCAACGCGGATCGAATTTAAGTGATCAGCTACAGAAAGCCCAAGTACATTGGCAATTTTCTTGGCTGTTCCGGATACCTCGGGTTTTCCTTTAAAGTGTTCTTCGACGATTTCAATATCAGCATGTGGTGTGATCTTCTGTAAAATTTGTGCAGCTACCATTAAGACATTAATCCCAAGCGTGATATTAGGTGAGTATAAAACGGGGGTGGATTTTGCTAAAGATTGCAGCAATGTCATATCTTCAGGTTCATAGTTTGAGATTGCGGATATGATGGGAATCCCTCTCAGCGCAACTTTATTACAATACAATTGAACACCCTTTGAGTGGGAGAAATCGACGATTGCATCGACTGGATTTTCAGAAAAAAAATCATCGTCAATGTCAGCTGCTGCAAAAATCTTCCCGGCATCATATTCGTAACCTAATAAACGGCTTGCGTATTTTTCATGATCTACAGTATTTTTACGAACTACCCACTGCAACGAGAATGAAGGGTCATGTAAAATTTCGCTGGCAATGATTTTACCAGTTTTACCAAATCCCCAAATGCCAATTTTAATCTTATCCATGTGATTTCCTCCTCTTTCAACGCCTACGAAGTTAGCTGACGGATTCGGACAGAAAGAACATTGCCCTACCTGATTAAGTAACAGGATTCACCCCAAAGATTGGATCCTCCGTTTTCGAAAATGAAATTCGGCGTCTACGATAAAATGACTTAGTTTTTATATGAATCATCTAGTGCCTAGTAATATCGGAGTCAGTGGGGTGAGCTTAAACGCTTTCCGTATAGATATTACTTGTCTAGTAGATGCATAAAACAATGTGGAAGAATGCAGATATATACAAAAAACTTTACAATGGATAAAAAAACAACATCGCAAGATAGAAAAAAATTGTAGCAAAGAAGAAAGTTACTGCTTGATCTTTTGCTACAATTTTATAGTTTTATTTCGTATGAATGCAAGGGAAATAAAGAAAGAAGCCATGATACTGGGCTCCTTCTAAAGTATGCATTTTGTTACTATTATTATAAAATACATGCTTTAAACCTGTCAAGAAAAAGGCGGATATAAGTTGTTGGGAGTCTATTTGGTGTTTTTGGAAAATGATGATATAATCTTTGAGAGTTTTGTATTATGAATATAAACTACAACATGTAGTTTAGGTGCTTGGAGAAGGGGTAAGGCGTTGTGAAAGAAAAAGAACTAGATCGTGGGTTGAAAGCACGGCATATCGAGTTAATTGCTTTAGGTGGTACGATTGGTGTCGGTTTGTTTATGGGATCAGCAAGTACGATTAAATGGGCGGGGCCATCTGTGATGATTGCATATGGGCTAGCGGGAATTATTATGTTTTTTGTTATGCGTATTATGGGGGAAATGCTTTATTTGGAGCCAGTTACAGGATCGTTTGCTACTTATGCGCACAAGTATATAAGTCCTTTCGCAGGTTATCTAACTGCGTGGTGTTATTGGTTTTTATGGGTGACGGTGGGAATGTCTGAGGTAACGGCAATTGGCATTTATATGAATTACTGGTTTCCTGATTTGGCTCAGTGGATTCCGGCATTAATCGGAGTTGGAATTGTGGCGTTGGCAAATTTAGTTTCGGTTAAATATTATGGAGAATTTGAATTTTGGTTTGCACTCATTAAAGTAACTACGATCGTAGCTATGCTGGTTGTCGGATTTGGTGTAATCTTTTTTGGCATTGGAAACGATGGAGTTGCTATGGGCGTTGGAAATTTATTTCAACATGGTGGATTTTTTACCGGCGGGCTAGAAGGATTTATTTTTGCATTATGTCTTGTGACGGCATCATATCAAGGCGTAGAGCTTGTTGGGATTACCGCTGGTGAAGCCAAAGATCCTAAGAATACACTACGTAAAGCAATTCAAAATATTATTTGGCGTATTTTACTTTTCTATGTCGGTGCGATCTTTGTGATTTTATCCATTTATCCTTGGAATCAAATTGGTACAATTGGCAGCCCTTTTGTTATGACCTTTGCTAAAGTAGGCATTGCTTCAGCCGCTGGTATTATTAATTTTGTTGTACTAACTGCTGCAATGTCCGGGTGTAACAGTGGAATTTACAGTGCTGGTAGAATGTTGTACACGTTAGCTAAAAACGGACAAGCACCAAAATTTTTAGGTGAAGTATCATCGAAAGGTGTTCCAAGTAATAGTATTAAAATAACAATCGGCTGTTTGTTGATCGGCGTATTTTTCAACTATATGTATCCAAATTCTAAATTGTTTGTCTACATATATAGTGCAAGCATTCTTCCGGGGATGGCTTCGTGGATCGTATTATGTATAAGCCAGATTAAATTTCGCAGAAAGTGGAAAACGGCAATGCCAAAGCATCCTTTTAAATCGGTCTTTTTTCCGATCAGCAATTATATTACATTAATTTTTTTGCTGCTTGTCTTGGTCGGCATGTGGTTTAATGAAGATACAAGAGGTGGATTAATTGCCGGAGCGGCATTTTGCGTTTTTATTACGATTTGCTATTATAGTCTTGGAATACAGAAACGTTCAATAGAAAAACAGATGGATAACGATTAAGAAGTTATTTACAATTGTTATTTACATGTTGACAAATTTATTTAAAACCAGTATAGTAGATAAAAACAATTGTGTTTTAAAAATATATATCTATAAATGTGATGAGGGAGAACGTCGTGTTTGGATGCGTTTCAGAGAGCCGGTGGTAATGGTGCGAATCGGTAGCGCTAGAGATACGAGAATCACTCCTGAACAGCAAGGCTGAATGAAGTAAGCTGCGCCGATCTCTACTCTAAAGAGTGCAGTCGTTATCCTGCTAAGGTTGTTGGACCTGATGAGAGATATGGATCATTTTGATCTGTAAAAAGGGTGGTACCGTGAGAGATATACCTCTTGCCCCTTTAAGTCTATTGGCTTAAGGGGGCAGGAGGTTTTTTGTTTTTGTAAAAGCAAGATTTCTTATTGATAAAACACAGTAGCTTTGATGATTAAGCGTATAAGTAAAGGTAAAAACCAAGGAGGATTCAAGTGATGAATTTTTTAGAAAAAACGGCGCAATTT from Massilibacillus massiliensis carries:
- a CDS encoding amino acid permease; amino-acid sequence: MKEKELDRGLKARHIELIALGGTIGVGLFMGSASTIKWAGPSVMIAYGLAGIIMFFVMRIMGEMLYLEPVTGSFATYAHKYISPFAGYLTAWCYWFLWVTVGMSEVTAIGIYMNYWFPDLAQWIPALIGVGIVALANLVSVKYYGEFEFWFALIKVTTIVAMLVVGFGVIFFGIGNDGVAMGVGNLFQHGGFFTGGLEGFIFALCLVTASYQGVELVGITAGEAKDPKNTLRKAIQNIIWRILLFYVGAIFVILSIYPWNQIGTIGSPFVMTFAKVGIASAAGIINFVVLTAAMSGCNSGIYSAGRMLYTLAKNGQAPKFLGEVSSKGVPSNSIKITIGCLLIGVFFNYMYPNSKLFVYIYSASILPGMASWIVLCISQIKFRRKWKTAMPKHPFKSVFFPISNYITLIFLLLVLVGMWFNEDTRGGLIAGAAFCVFITICYYSLGIQKRSIEKQMDND
- a CDS encoding 4-hydroxy-tetrahydrodipicolinate reductase encodes the protein MDKIKIGIWGFGKTGKIIASEILHDPSFSLQWVVRKNTVDHEKYASRLLGYEYDAGKIFAAADIDDDFFSENPVDAIVDFSHSKGVQLYCNKVALRGIPIISAISNYEPEDMTLLQSLAKSTPVLYSPNITLGINVLMVAAQILQKITPHADIEIVEEHFKGKPEVSGTAKKIANVLGLSVADHLNSIRVGGIVGRHEIIFGMPNQIIRLSHESISRAAFGQGAIFAIKSLIGKPAGMYTMEAIIAEMFKKNIPVY